One Vanrija pseudolonga chromosome 5, complete sequence genomic window, cgacgacggcattgGAGCACAGTGATGCCAATTGGCCCTTGGACGCTGCCAGTTCGTCTTGTAGTGTCTTGACCTGCTGCTCGAAGGCTGAGCATATTTCTGTGAACTGCGAGGCATGCTCTTCTGTCTTCTTGGCGAAGCCGGCTTGAAGATCAACGTATGCCCTTTCGGAGGCAACCAGCTTGTCGCGAAGGGCAATTAGCTCGTGGCCATCCTGGCTGGGGTCATTGAGCCGTTGGTGCAGACTTGCGATGGTTTCTTCTCGCTCTTGGAGCTCGCTCTCCATATCGCGTAGCCGCTCGTTGAGGGTAGAGGTGTCGATGGACGGAAGCTCCAAGCTGTCATCCCTCGGCTTGAGATTGCGTCGACGCTGGCCAGGAATGCCAATAAtggcgccgtcctcgtcaactTCAACTTCTATCCCCGCTTCCTGGATCAGGCTTTGGAGGCGGTTACACTCTTCACGCCATTCCTCAGCCTCACGAGCGAGCTCTGTGTTTCCTTCCAAGAGTTGCTTGTTCATGAGGTTCAGATGCTTTTGGACCTTGATAGCATCAGGTCGGCCGTCGAGGTTTAAAGAGACGCCCGGGGTGTTTGTGTTTGTGAGCAGAATGTTGGGGACCGAGGTGTTGCCACGTTGAAGGCGATGGAGGCGAGACCCGCGACGGTCGGTCATGAGGTCATCAGACGACGCGATGGAGACGAACGAGTCATTCTGCGTCCTCTCCGTATGTTGCGTTACACTTGTGGCGTCGGATTCCTCGGCAATGGAAGATCCTTCCGGTGCCATGGAGACTTGACGCAagcggtggtggggggttCCTCGTGGTCGTATCCGAGGCGCGGATGCAGAGGCCAATACAGAGAGTACATGGCTCTTGCGCCTCTCTGCATCATTGAGAGGGGGGCGAGGTGTCTTCAGGCCGTCCGATGACGGCACCAGTGTGGACTTTGGAGTGGTCGGCGTTCCGTTGCGGTGAGACGGCGTGACATCGCGAAGGGGACCGCCGTATGCACCAGCACCGAAGGGcgtagcagcagcgcgtgCTGCTGTTGAAGGCGAGTCCATGTAGCGTATAGCCACTGGGGTCGCTGTCGCTTGGCTTGACGGGGAGGCAGTTTTCGCCGGAGAGTCAAAGTTTGGCGCACCGCTCACGTCCTCTTCCGTCTCCTCAAGGTCGTAATTGTGAGTCATGCTTCCGAGGGTATCGATGTCGTCTCCAACCACAGAAGGATCCAGcacacgacctcggccttctgGGGTAGAAGCTTCGGTATCGGTGACTGAAATCTCGCTGCGACTAAGACTTGGGATGCGCGGCCGGTCGCTCGATCCGGACAGGTTGGCTCGACCCAAGTGACGGGGAATCGGAGTGTCGGCAATTTCAGACTCGTACGAAGGGTCATACGAGTAGAGAGGGATTTCACTGCGAGATCCAAACTCCTGGCCAGCAGATGGAGGGAAGAGCCGTTCGGAGGAATCGCCGTGGTCGGAATCGGCGCGTTGCGATGCGTCTGGGTGGCGAACAGATTGTGATTGATCGAGGTAGGCCGATGAACTCTCAAGCGTATCAGAGTAAGGAATGGTGGGGAACGTGGTCTCCGAGTATCGGACTGGCGAAGTCACAGGCTTTACGGTGGCGGATGAAGAGAGGGCTGGCGAGCGAAAGGGCCTAGGAATGGGGCCGGGAACAGCTGTGGATGAACTCTGCGGAGACGCTGAGCGGACGCGAGAGCGTGATGTAAAAGAAGCCTATCCATAAGCGAGTGCAATGTGAATGGAACTCACATCTCCGTTCGAAGTGAGCGACGGCTCATGGGCCTTGGTGATGGCATAGCTGTCCGAGACGATAGAATGGTCGctgtccatgtcgtcgaggtcgtgttGGAAGCTTGGAAGGGACGGGAGCTCCATGTCCTCGTACTGCTGAACACGTCTGAGCACCCTTGAAGGGGTGTCGAGAAGGAGAGCAGCCATGGCTGGAGACCTCTGCGAGCGAGGATGTGTAGATGTGAGTCAGTCAGACAAGTGATGCCTGCTGGCcttgttgttattgttggGCCATGATGCATCTGCGGGGCAACGGAGTCAAAAGTCAAAGACAGGCGCGCTCGGGGATCGCCAACCACGTGGACCACGTGGCAATTTCCGTGTGTTTGGCCGCAAGTGGCGGTGGGGCCACTCGGGTGCGCACGGATGTCAAGTTGGCGAGAGGGCTGGTTAAGGTGACGGGATCAAATTTGGCCCACGGGCGGCCAACGTCCCCCAAGTCAAACAAGTTCCGTCGTCTCCGAGCCCGGCCTGtgcaccacaccaccaccggaCACCGCAACACAaacacacccaccacacaGACACCTGACAAACGGCGACGAGAGctttcgacgacgacaactccaacaccctccctcctcctcctcttaCCCCCCATCTTCACCCTACTTGCTTCACATTCTCCTCACTtgcgcgacgacctcggcacaGCATATTGCATCGACCGCATACATCGGCCCGATTTTCATTTCCAGTTCGACTTTCGTTTTCTTCGCATCGGATCACTGTTAAACCTTCATCGCCCAGTGGCGACCCACCGCCCTTGCTCCCATCATGCAGCCCTAcatccctccctcctccccggcGTTCGAGAAGGAGTCGCACATTGGTAATGAGCCTGCATCTATCCAGGCTCGTATTGCCGGTGATGCGGTCGTTCGAGACTACGAGAACAAGCAGCACCAGTAAGTAGTCCCCGTGGCGGCTCCCGTCCTGTCACGCGTCTAACTAGTCAGGCTCTCCGAGGCTATCGATGCGACcaagcacctcgtcgccgacctgaaGAACTTCAACACCGAGGAGTGGAAGATTCGTTACCCCCACTTCAACCAGCCTTCTGACACGGCAACACCCGGTGTGGGCAGACGTGCTCTGACTTTCGCCGATGAGCCCTCATCGTCGACGAATGTCATTGTCAACTCGGTGTCCAACGAGAGACGACAGATGAAGCGTTCGGTCACCCTCCTGGACGAGTCATCCTTGACTGAGGAGCCTGCCAGTGTCGCGTCCTCGGAGTCTGAAGACTTCTCCATCCTTCAGCTGGACCTCAACCTTGGCGCCACACGGCACGCCAAGGCTCTGATCTCTAACCTCGAACgctcgtccatctcggctCTGCTGGACAACCGTCTGTCAGCAGCATTGGACCATCTCAACCTCCTGCACGCTCGTATCCATGACGCCCACTCGCGAGTTTTGGTTACTGGCGACTTGAACGCTGGCAAGTCGACCTTCGTCAATGCTCTTCTCCGCCACTCCGAGGTTATGCCTACGGACCAGCAGCCTTTGACCACTCGCTTTGTCGAGGTTGTCAGTGCGCGCGAAAACAATGATGTCGAGGAAGTTCACGTCCTCGAGCCAAACGTCAAGTACGATCCAGCCGACCCTTCGACCCACACAGTCGTTCCGCTGGACCAGCTTGAGAAGCTTGCTACCGACATTGACAACGACCCCTCAGCGCCGCCTCTCCGAGTGTTCCTCCGCGAGAACAGCATTGGCAGCTCCAACCCATCAATCCTGCACAATGGTGTTGTGGACATTTCGCTGATTGACGCTCCTGGCCTCAACCGCGACTCGATCAAGACAACCGCCAACTTTGCTCGCCAGGAGGAGATTGATGTTGTCGTGTTTGTCGTCTCAGCGGCCAACCACTTTACGCTTTCGGCCAAGGAGTTCATCTGGCAGGCTGGCCACGAGAAGGCCCACCTCTTCATCGTTGTCAACCGCTTCGACCAgatcaaggacaaggagcgctgccgccgtgctGTCATGGAGCAGATCAAGCAATTGAGCCCTGACACCTatgccgacgccaaggacctCGCCCACTTCGTCGACTCTGCCAAGGTTGCTATGGGTTTCGAGGACAGTGACGAAgacgacagcgccgacgacatggacgccGCGTTCTCTTACCTGGAGCAGTCCCTCCGCTCCTTTGTCCTCGTCAACCGCGCCAAGTCCAAGCTTGGCCCGGCCCAGAACTACACTACGCACCTACTGGCggacgtcgagctcctcgcctcggccaaTTCCGTGGTCGCCAACCAGGAGCGCGATGTCGCTCTCAAGGAGATCTCGCGTgtcaagcccgagctcgaccgcatGAAGCGCGGCAAGGACTCTCTCGAGGACGGTCTTGTCACGGAGGAGGAATCTGTCACTGCTTCGGCCACCACCAATGCCAAGCAATCCCTCcgtgccgccctcgaccgcgttggtcgcggcgagctggcggaaGGTGTGCCTGTGCCCGTGTATCCTGGCCTCCTCGGAGCATGGGACTATGCTCACGAGGTTCGCCGTGCTCTCCTTTCGTCCCTCGACATTGCTGTCCGCTCGGTCGAGGACTCGTCTCGCGACATCACCACTGGTGCTGTCAAGACCATTGGTGGCCTCGGTGACAAGCACCTCCCCGCTGATGTAGAGCGCTCGAAGCGAGTCttcaacgccaacgccatgTTCTTCAACCACTCCAATGCCAAGGGCCGCCGTGTCTCTGGCCGCCAGTATGTTGGCCTTGGATTGGCTGGCAACTCTGCTCTTTCAAACGTTTCCGTTTCCGACATCTTCGACTTGCAATACCACCTGTTCCTCACCGACTCGGTCCCGTCAGAGTCCCCCAAGCTCTCACCACTCAAGGACCTGATCCCCGCTTCCATGAACAACGAAGTGTCGGGCATCGGTGCGGCGTCTCTGGCTCTCGGTGCCTTCTCCATggccggcggcaagacggTTGCtctccgctcgctcctcgaggGCATTGTTCAACTTTCAGAGCTCGCTTCCAACCCCGTTGTCCGCAAGTGGGCTGGCCCTGCCTTCGGTGTGATTGTCGCCGGTGCCATCGCCTACGTGGTCTACGAGCTGCCCCGCACTATCCCCCGCAACGTTGGGCGTCACATTCGtgcccagctcctcgtcacCTCTGGCGGACAAGAAGAGGACGAGACTCCGTTCTGCGAGGCCGAATCCGAGCGCATCGGCCGCGAGGTGCGCAAAGTCATGCGCCTCGCTGCTTGGGACCTTCGTGAGCGCTTCCGTGCTGCTTTGGAGGTTCGCAACGAGATTGTCCGCCAAAGCGAGGAGACTGCCGAGCGAGCAACTCGTGCGCTGGAGTGGTTCACCGAGGTCGAACAACGCGTGGACTTGATCCGCGGGCAGTTGGGCCTGAAGCTCTAGACACACAGCAGCCACAGATTTGGGATCGGATATGAAGGGCACTTCGGTTTTTCTTTTGTTGTTTTACATTGTAGATTAGTGACCTTCCCTCAAAGAGACGAATATATGAATGAAGTGACATCTTCGCCTTGGTCGTCTACAAACTGCAGTTGAGATCGTCGATTGGTCTGTGCTGAATGAGGCGCCTACTTGGTGAAAATGCTGACAACATCCTCGTCCTGGACGTGGTGGGTCAAACCGACCTTTTGAGGCTGGGGGTTGAACTTGCTCGACTTGCCCCAAACGAGAGCATACTTGAAGTGCGAAGCCAGGCTGCGGTGGATACCGTGACAAACCGTCTCGACGGTAGCGCCTGCCCTCAAGCAGATGGGGTCGCCGAGGTCTGGCTGCTCTCCACGCTTCTTTGTGTAGACCCTGGGGAAGAAGAAGATTAGCATCTGGGAAGCGCGGGTAGCTGTGACGACTCACTTCACCAGGCCCAGCTCCTGCAGAAGGTTAGCAAGTCTGTCATGCTTTTGCACTCTTGCTACTCACCTTCCAAACAGCCTCCAGGAGCCAGTCAATGCCGAGATCAAGCTCACAGCTGATCATGACTGTCCGTCCATCGCCCTCGCGTGCCATGCGATCCAGCGTCTCCATGGAGACGCCATCGATCTTGTTGATAACAGTCAGGGATGGGATGTACTTGCGTGTTCCGAGCAGGACGTCGATAAACTCGTCAGTGGTAATCTGGCAACATTAGTAACAATGTTACGCTACAGGCTGCAACAGCCGTCACGCACGTCCTCGCGGATCATCACGTCGCAGTTGTGGACTGTAAAGCTGTCAGACTCGCAAACCTGGTCCCAGCTCACTCCTGTACGTCTGCAGAATCGAGCGAATCGTGCGCTCGTCGATCTTGGTCAACTTGACAGTGTTGTTGATCGTGATCTTTGAGAGTGGGTCAGGCTGCGCACTCTTACTCGCCACCTACACCACCGGCAGTCTTCTGCTTGAACACGACATCTGGGGGTGCGGTGTTGAGACGGATTCCAACGGCCTCGAGTTCTGCGTAAAGCATCGCCTTCTGCTCGTCCGATTTGGTGGCGTCAACTGCCCAGGTCAGCCATTGAAGAACGTTCAGCACCAGGGCGCTATCTCACGCACTCATAATGAGAATCAGGTCGGCCGTCTTGGCGACTGAGACGACCTGTCGTCCACGTCCGCGACCTGTTGTGTAAGTTTGTCACTTCAAGACCAGGCAGACAGTCGCCTCACCCTTGGCGGCATCCTGCACAATACCGGGCAGATCGAGAAGCTGAATGCGGGCTCCCTCATACTCAAGAACACCGGGAATAGCCTACGCCGCGTTCAGTTTACCGTCACACTCGCGACTCACTGTGAGCGTCGTGAACTCGTACGCTCCGACCACCGACTCGGTCTTGGTCGTCTTGGACAGAAGAGTCGACTTGCCGACGGAGGGGAATCCGATCAAACACACACGGGCATCTGGCAACCGGCGTCAGTCTCACCCACATGGTCAATGAGACCACTCACCGCCCGACTTCATAACATCAAAGCCTTCTCCCTTGGggcccttcttctcgggcTCCAGCAGCTGAGCGCGGTACTTGGCCACTGGAATGGTCAGCCCTGTCCGTCTGGTGCATCTCGCGCCTCACATTTTGCCTAGCATTGCAAACGCATGGTTAGTAACACTTCCGCGAGCAAGTCGAGAGCCCCTCTCACTTTGAGAAGACCCAGGTGATACTCCGTCGCTGCCAGTGTCAGCTTTGACACCCTGGAGCCGCACGAGCTTCTTACCCTTGCTGCAGTTGTTGAAGAGAGAAGCCATGTCAGTAAAAGCAAGCTCCGTTGGGATCGACGCGTATCACGAACTTCTTCTGCGCTGCACGATGCCGTTAGCAAAGGACAGCTTATGGGGCATGTCTCCAACTTACTCCTCGCCATCTCCTCTGCGGGGCAACTGATCAGCTTCTGCCATTGCTGGGTCTGCCTCATGGCCATACGCACTCTCGATATCCTCAATCTTTTGAAGGACACCCATTTTGAATACGTCTCTCCTTGCCGGGCTGGTGCTCGAGTAGTTGCAGTAGAGTCAGTCGTTGAAGAGTATCGATACACGGATCTCTTGAGTTACGTCCCAGTCAAATGTCTGTTGCCTGCAAtctcgctgccgcccgccctccACTTTGATTTCATCTTGTGGACATTAGATTCCGCCAGAGTGTATTACCATCACGCTCAGTGTCAACAATAAGATTTCGTAGACACATTGGCCGAGTTCGCCTACAAATGCTTATCACTCGACGATCCATATGCATATGCTCCTACTTTGCTTCTCCTGCAGCCTTCACCAAGTCGGGGAGGCCTACAGCACGGTACACATCGTCGTCCCCTCGCACAAATaccgcgtcctcgccaaAGTAGATGGTTgcccccttgccctcgatTGTCGATCCGACGCGGAAGAGAGGCTTGCCAGTTGTCGAATGCGACTTGTGAAGaggcagcaacagcaagTCGTTGGAGGCGATAAACTCGTCTGCAATAGTGCGGAACGTGATGTCCGGAGGGGCGTGATGAGCGTCCGCTCGCCCATTGCCAGTTTTCTTGCTTGATTTAACGTCCGACCTTCTGTCTTGGCGGCTGAGGGGCTGGAAGTTGGGCTTCTGCAGCTTGGTTGGGGCACTTGCGCCAAGCTCCATGGCCTGGTTCATGAGTTGGAGACCTGCGGTGAAGCCGTGCATGATCGAGCTGTTGGACAAGAGCTCAAGAGGGAAGACGCCCTTCCACATCTCAAACCTGAGGGTGTCAGCTCTGCGTCGCTTAATTGTCACTCACCATTGGGCGACTTCATCTCCATTGTACCCAGGGTGAGTGAGCCAGAGGTAGAGCACGTTCAACCACTTCGGGAAGAACTCTAACTCGAATAGCCTGGCAAAAGTGGAAGGGCGGATGAGAGACGCCCACGGGAAGACCCAGTCCACGAGGGGCTTCATGTCCTGGTGGCGTGGGTTGATGACCAAATCGTCGCGTAGGCACGCGCCCAGCTTCCCAAGGACATGCTCGCCAATAAGCTTGTCCCACTCGCTGGAGGTGTAAATCTGGGTATGTTAGCCAGGCACCGCACCTCGGGCGATCACAACTTACGTCCTTCTTCCAAAGCTGAAGTTCGTCCAAGACGCCATCTGTAACGCTCCATTTACGAAGGACAGAGCGAATACGTCGCTTAGCCTCTTCCAGAACATCGCCGATTCGTTCGCCCAAGAGTGGGAGCCAGGGGAAAATAATCGACGCAAGAGAGGGAGTCTTGCCGTTTCTCCCCCCCCGTCCGGTCCAGTCTTGCACGGCGGTCCTAACTTTCGGGAGAATGAGCTGGTCGACAATATTGTCACGCAAGAAAGCAGGAAGGAGGGGCCCCCAGGATTCGAGGAGGTGAACTGCTGGCTGCGGCGACGTGGGGTCCCACTCGTTGCTGGGAACGTCAGCATGGGAACATGGGTGGAACGACTAGGGCACTTACTTGATAGCTGATCGCACTTTGGGGAGCCATCGATTCCAAAGGAGGGACTCCCAAGCAGTCATCTGCCGTTCAGAAGAAGGCTCATCATCAAGGGTGCTGTCGACATTGAGCTTGAATGCCATTCGCCATGGCTTGAGTGTCGCCAGAAGCACGTCCGAAGTCTCATCGAATGGGTGCCAGTTGGCAAACGGGTGACGAAGCTGAGGGTGTCAGCAGTGAAACATAGCAGTCAACTACTCACAACAACATCGATCGACCCCACAATCACGTCGTCAAGCGACAGCTGGATGTACTGATCCTTGAAGTCGACTACGAGCGAGGTGAATGCAGTCTCCAAACCCTCCAAGGATGGCTTCTCATTTGAAGAGTACTTTTGGCTCAGTTCTCCAACCTCCTTAATTTTACGTTGAACTTGCTCGAGGGTCGCGATCTCTGTGAGGCGTCAGCGCATGTCTTCCAAACTCCAATGACTCaccgctcgctgcctcgtcgacctttTGCTGCGCACGCTCCTCCCCTTTTGTGccccatcgtcgtcgctcgttGATTGacttgccgtccttgacaAGGTTGGCAACATCGCCCTTGGCAACGTCCAGAATCAGGCGAAGGTTGTGTCGCAGCTCAGGAAGTTGGGTCGCTTCGCCTGTCGGAGTCCAAGTCGATAGTGAGAGTTCAGACAGCGACTCGACAGCCTTCAACTCCCCGCTTCGAGCGTCCAGTACCAGTCCCACGCCGGAAGCGGTTGATGTGTCCTTTTCTTCGGCAAGGAGTTGATCAACAGAGATGTGCGCGACCTTGTTCTTCACTCGCTTTTGGCGTTTCCATTCGTCACGGGGCGGTCGTGGCTCATTCGAGCGAGGTGCCTTCTTCCTTCCTCGGGTAGGCGGCTCCGGGTCATCAagctcgcctcgtcgacgggccTCCCTCTTCGATTCTTCCGTTCGATCTCCGGCTTGAATGCCCTCCTTGTTCCTAACCTTGGCCGCTTGAACCGGCACCGCTCGTCCATCCTCATTGACGCCCAGACCTTTGCCTGCAGACCAACCCATGTTGGCCAGCAACTTCGCACCAATGCTTTCGCGGAAATAGCTGGAGCTGAAATGGGCCTTGTCTTCACGGCTGAGTTCTGCCTGCTTGACCTCGGGCCTGGGTACTGGGGTGGACGACCGACTGGGTTGGAAGCTGCTCCGTTCGTTCGATGTCTCGGCGATATGCTGTTTAAAGGCTGCCGCTTTGCGCCCGAAAGCTGAGGGTGCTTCAGCTGCTGGAGCTTCTGGGGTTGCTGGAGCTGCTGGATCCGCTGCTGCGGCTTCTTTGTCGGGCTTTGTGTTCTGGTCCTGGTCGGAGACGGCTCCACGGAAGCTTGCCATGAAGCTCGACTGGGGCTGCCCGCCGATTCCGGCTCGTCCTCCGATCCCTGCCCGGCCTCCAATCCCTGCCCGACCTCCAATGCCACGATGGGAGgtctcttcttcttcttcttcctcgtcttcatcaACAACCCTGCGGGGCGAGGGACGACGCGAGGGTTCGGATTCGTCTGACGAGGAGTCAGATTCGTCGTTGTCGGAATCGGTACCGTTCTTGCTGTCGTTTCCAGGACGGTCTGTCGACGATGGGTCTTGAGAATCGGCACCCGCGTTTGAACTTTTCGCAAAGGCTGGTGCTCTGTATGGCATCAGCATAGCTCTTCCTGTTGCGCTTGAGACGTACTTTGTCCAGTCGACCCTCGAGCTGCCGGAACGGCCACCGCGGCCTCCTCtcccgccgaggccacctCTGGGATGGCTACTACCAGAGGCGTCATCTTCTCCAAAGATTCCCTCCCAGGCGGCTGCCTTGCCATTCCCATCGGTCCGTCGACGTTTCGACTTCCTCTCGAACAGAGCTCGCTCGGCACGAGAGTCGTTGTCTTCTTGCGAGTTGAACCCGCCCTCTGAGCCTGAGGCCGCCGAATCAGAGTCGGAACCGTCGGATAGGAGTCCCGTCTTTCGCCTGGCCATGGCTACTGCTGGAAGGGTGAGGAACGGGTTAAAGGTCTAACTGGTGGCAACAGTCGCAACCTTGGGAAGTTGTGGTCCTGTTGTGGATGGTTGGTGGCGACTGCTGATAGTAGTTGGCGTGCCTAAAAAGGGTGGAGGTTGGAGTGGCAGGCCTGCCTCGGGCTTGGAGGGCCTTTTTTCGCCCTGTTGTTGTCGGGACCCGGCCCAGGCAGCGCCGGATCCACTCACCCGTGTCACGTGATTGTGATCCGACCttgcgctcgcccgccggcgcgcccgtgTTGTGATTGATTCATAAAGTGGTATTACTGTCGATCCTGGGTTCATTCTAACTTCCCTGTCACTCTCATCTTTGgtcccacccaccaccaccaccactcacctaccaccaccaccactcacctaccaccaccaccactcacctaCCACCGTATCCTGGACAGCATGCGATAACCGCAAACACTCTCATTGTTGAGCTCTCCTGAAGCTATGGCTTCCATCGCATGGCATCGTCACGCTTCATCGCCCATCACAACCTTCATCACACCTCCACTTCTCAACACTTGTCCGTCCAGCCGTCGCGTCCCCTTGGCGCGCTCAAACCAAACATGTTCCGCACCACTCGAACCCGCTCTAGAGCGTACCTTGACCCTCCCGCCAAACCCGGCACTCCATTAAAGCACAAGCATGCAGTCACGCCAGTCCGTCGGCCGCCAAAGcgacgtcgactcggcgtgtcggcccTGTCTACAAATAGACTTGGGCAGTCCTCCGATTCTGATGATTCAGATTTCGAAGTCTACCGGTCTAGAGGACGATTAATCCCCCCTGGTAGCCCGCTCCTGTTAAACCGAGGCCGAAGGGCAGGAGCTAGACTTCGTTCTAAGCTTGCGGAAGAGGAGGATACGGCAGCGCAGAGCCCTCGGAAGAGGAAGCGCCACGGCCCTGGGTCTGGTTCAAGTGCGGGCTCTGATAGCTGGGTGGAGACGGAGGATGATGAGGCACCCGAGTTGATTGGTGAAGGTGAGTTGCGACCTTGGGGTGCATGGCTAAGCCCCGACTAGACGACCAACATCTCCTTCAGGACGCTCCAGCGGCTTCACTTCATCGGTTGCGTAAGACGGAGCTCGTTCGACTCTGGAAGGTGGCTGGAATGTGGCTGTCAGAGGAAGACGAAATGGAtgaaggcggcgaggacgctCGTGATTTAGGCAAGTCTGAGCTGGTTGAGGGCTTGATCAAAGCGGTATGTCTTTGCCGTGAAGAACCGCGTTCTGAGACCTCTTGTAGCGGAAACAGTTTGTCGATCCCTCGCCTGGCCTTTCGTCACCCTCACTTGAACGAGGCTTCTCCCCGATGGTCTTGCGAAGTCGCTCCAATTCAACTTTGACTTCgccaccctcgtcgtcgtcagagAACAGTCCGCATCCTCTGGAAATGGACATTGATTCCACACCCAAAGCTGTGCTCAAGAGATCACGACTCCGAGACAACCAGAGGTCTTCACACCGTCGAAAAGGAGTCACAAAGCAAGGTGACCATGTGCCAAAACCCAAGGGCAAAGTGAACCGGCGCCCTCGAGTCCGGATAGCCTCTACGCTCCCAGTTGAACATACACCGCGGTTCAAGCGCCGCTCGTCTACTCTTTCATCCGCGTACACGACTACATCTGATGGATcagccgacgaggagcaaCCATCACGTACTGCTGTTCGAAAGTCCCCACATATCAAGTCTAGCCGTTCacgagccgccgccattCAAATCGATGGCTCCTCCAGTGGTGTCCGTGCCACACCAGTGATTCAGCGATTGCGACCGCGCCGTGGACCAAGCATCAGGTCGAACAATTCGACGAACAATTCGACAGAGGTCGATGCTGATGCCGAGGATAATGGTGATGACGAGGGACCTGCATCGTCTAGTTCCAGCATTTACAGGCAACGATCTGAACCTGAACCATGGCTCAAACGCGACAAGCATGACCGCCAAGCGAAGAGTGAAGCTCTTAAGGCTTTGAACACGAGCAGTGACAATGTTCAGCATGGTGGTCCTTCCCAGCAGGCGTCCacgagcgacggcgagaaTGGTAAGTGATTGAGGAACCCTACATTCGCTGACAGTGAAAGCCGTCCTGGCAAACCGTTCCCCCGTCCGAACATCACCTAGGCGCAAgtcatcgtcgtcacggCGTGCGTCAGTGAAAGGCGTCAAGCCCCATGACTCACTCGACATCGACGTGGAACCTGAGTCGGCGTCTTTGGAAGAGATTGGTACACGTACGACTCGCTCAGGCAAGCCCTTCGGCGATCTGGAACCCCGTGAACACACTTATTTCGAGtacgatgatgatgacgaggacatGGACGCCGATGATGGCGAACTGTCGTCACAATGGGTGGCAAGTGAGTGCActccgtcgacgacgactgacATTGAGACTTTGACTTCACCACGGCCACGGTCTCGTCCTTGACTAGGCTCCGACGCGAGGAGCTTGTGCGGCTTTGTGAAACCAACCACCTGGAAGTTGGTGGGACGAAATTACAG contains:
- the fzo1 gene encoding Transmembrane GTPase fzo1, producing the protein MQPYIPPSSPAFEKESHIGNEPASIQARIAGDAVVRDYENKQHQLSEAIDATKHLVADLKNFNTEEWKIRYPHFNQPSDTATPGVGRRALTFADEPSSSTNVIVNSVSNERRQMKRSVTLLDESSLTEEPASVASSESEDFSILQLDLNLGATRHAKALISNLERSSISALLDNRLSAALDHLNLLHARIHDAHSRVLVTGDLNAGKSTFVNALLRHSEVMPTDQQPLTTRFVEVVSARENNDVEEVHVLEPNVKYDPADPSTHTVVPLDQLEKLATDIDNDPSAPPLRVFLRENSIGSSNPSILHNGVVDISLIDAPGLNRDSIKTTANFARQEEIDVVVFVVSAANHFTLSAKEFIWQAGHEKAHLFIVVNRFDQIKDKERCRRAVMEQIKQLSPDTYADAKDLAHFVDSAKVAMGFEDSDEDDSADDMDAAFSYLEQSLRSFVLVNRAKSKLGPAQNYTTHLLADVELLASANSVVANQERDVALKEISRVKPELDRMKRGKDSLEDGLVTEEESVTASATTNAKQSLRAALDRVGRGELAEGVPVPVYPGLLGAWDYAHEVRRALLSSLDIAVRSVEDSSRDITTGAVKTIGGLGDKHLPADVERSKRVFNANAMFFNHSNAKGRRVSGRQYVGLGLAGNSALSNVSVSDIFDLQYHLFLTDSVPSESPKLSPLKDLIPASMNNEVSGIGAASLALGAFSMAGGKTVALRSLLEGIVQLSELASNPVVRKWAGPAFGVIVAGAIAYVVYELPRTIPRNVGRHIRAQLLVTSGGQEEDETPFCEAESERIGREVRKVMRLAAWDLRERFRAALEVRNEIVRQSEETAERATRALEWFTEVEQRVDLIRGQLGLKL
- the Drg2 gene encoding Developmentally-regulated GTP-binding protein 2 — encoded protein: MGVLQKIEDIEMAKYRAQLLEPEKKGPKGEGFDVMKSGDARVCLIGFPSVGKSTLLSKTTKTESVVGAYEFTTLTAIPGVLEYEGARIQLLDLPGIVQDAAKGRGRGRQVVSVAKTADLILIMIDATKSDEQKAMLYAELEAVGIRLNTAPPDVVFKQKTAGGITINNTVKLTKIDERTIRSILQTYRIHNCDVMIREDITTDEFIDVLLGTRKYIPSLTVINKIDGVSMETLDRMAREGDGRTVMISCELDLGIDWLLEAVWKELGLVKVYTKKRGEQPDLGDPICLRAGATVETVCHGIHRSLASHFKYALVWGKSSKFNPQPQKVGLTHHVQDEDVVSIFTK
- the SPAC1486.03c gene encoding G-patch domain-containing protein; its protein translation is MARRKTGLLSDGSDSDSAASGSEGGFNSQEDNDSRAERALFERKSKRRRTDGNGKAAAWEGIFGEDDASGSSHPRGGLGGRGGRGGRSGSSRVDWTKYVSSATGRAMLMPYRAPAFAKSSNAGADSQDPSSTDRPGNDSKNGTDSDNDESDSSSDESEPSRRPSPRRVVDEDEEEEEEETSHRGIGGRAGIGGRAGIGGRAGIGGQPQSSFMASFRGAVSDQDQNTKPDKEAAAADPAAPATPEAPAAEAPSAFGRKAAAFKQHIAETSNERSSFQPSRSSTPVPRPEVKQAELSREDKAHFSSSYFRESIGAKLLANMGWSAGKGLGVNEDGRAVPVQAAKVRNKEGIQAGDRTEESKREARRRGELDDPEPPTRGRKKAPRSNEPRPPRDEWKRQKRVKNKVAHISVDQLLAEEKDTSTASGVGLVLDARSGELKAVESLSELSLSTWTPTGEATQLPELRHNLRLILDVAKGDVANLVKDGKSINERRRWGTKGEERAQQKVDEAASEIATLEQVQRKIKEVGELSQKYSSNEKPSLEGLETAFTSLVVDFKDQYIQLSLDDVIVGSIDVVLRHPFANWHPFDETSDVLLATLKPWRMAFKLNVDSTLDDEPSSERQMTAWESLLWNRWLPKVRSAINNEWDPTSPQPAVHLLESWGPLLPAFLRDNIVDQLILPKVRTAVQDWTGRGGRNGKTPSLASIIFPWLPLLGERIGDVLEEAKRRIRSVLRKWSVTDGVLDELQLWKKDIYTSSEWDKLIGEHVLGKLGACLRDDLVINPRHQDMKPLVDWVFPWASLIRPSTFARLFELEFFPKWLNVLYLWLTHPGYNGDEVAQWFEMWKGVFPLELLSNSSIMHGFTAGLQLMNQAMELGASAPTKLQKPNFQPLSRQDRRSDVKSSKKTGNGRADAHHAPPDITFRTIADEFIASNDLLLLPLHKSHSTTGKPLFRVGSTIEGKGATIYFGEDAVFVRGDDDVYRAVGLPDLVKAAGEAK